In Archocentrus centrarchus isolate MPI-CPG fArcCen1 chromosome 21, fArcCen1, whole genome shotgun sequence, the following are encoded in one genomic region:
- the kctd4 gene encoding BTB/POZ domain-containing protein KCTD4: MEWDLSRMESELRHINPDLLQPSKSFKKPSSGTITLNVGGFLYTAHRTTLAKHQGSFLEEVANGKKPVQHTDSMGNPFIDRDGPVFRHVLNYLRTGELQLPDDFREAGLLRREADFYRLTELVEAVVEWESQRAAQREAAFLEVTDSHERSQGLKVYCSDPAFIDKVKGRLVQISKSRLDGFPEEFVVSSNVIQFRHFIKSEPGSRLVLKEDSTFLCTLDCLKLETVMLALRSGFKLVTCLDSSKGSVVVAEALHFVK, translated from the coding sequence ATGGAATGGGACCTCAGCAGGATGGAAAGTGAATTGAGGCACATCAACCCGGACCTGCTGCAGCCCAGCAAGAGCTTCAAGAAGCCCTCCTCAGGCACCATCACCCTCAATGTAGGGGGGTTCCTGTACACGGCCCACCGGACCACCCTTGCCAAGCATCAGGGGTCGTTTCTTGAGGAGGTGGCCAACGGTAAGAAGCCGGTTCAGCACACCGATTCCATGGGCAACCCTTTCATTGATAGAGATGGTCCGGTTTTTCGCCATGTGCTCAACTACCTCCGAACCGGAGAGCTTCAGCTGCCTGATGACTTCCGGGAGGCGGGGCTCCTGCGACGAGAGGCCGATTTTTATCGCCTGACTGAACTGGTGGAGGCCGTGGTCGAGTGGGAAAGCCAGAGGGCGGCCCAGAGGGAAGCCGCCTTCCTGGAGGTGACAGATAGCCACGAGAGGTCACAGGGCCTCAAGGTGTACTGCAGTGACCCCGCCTTCATCGATAAGGTCAAAGGGCGGCTGGTGCAGATCTCCAAGAGCCGCTTGGATGGCTTTCCGGAAGAATTTGTGGTGTCATCCAACGTGATACAGTTCCGACACTTCATCAAGTCGGAGCCTGGCTCGCGGCTCGTTCTGAAGGAGGACAGCACATTCCTGTGCACACTTGACTGCCTGAAACTAGAGACAGTGATGCTAGCACTCAGATCGGGCTTCAAGCTCGTCACCTGCCTTGACAGCAGCAAAGGCTCTGTGGTGGTGGCTGAGGCCCTGCATTTTGTCAAGtag